TTTGGCAGGGTTTCCACCCCACACCTGTTAAAAAAGAATCGAGACTGAAGTTACTAACAGCTCACATATATAGCAGATAAAAAAAGCTTCGGTATATAAAATAAGGGAGATCACTATATTTCCCAAATGTTATTccttttataaaataattactAAGATACATGGAATAATTGTTCTCAATCCCATGTTTTTAGGACGACATATTTGGAGTCCATAGACAAAATCCAATCCACCACTTCCAAACCAAAATAGTCCTGAATTTGAAAGATGACAAGACAGTTCTTCTGTCATGTAAAAAGATGCCATATGTATTTAAGGGCACATCGCATCATAACGCAAAGACTCCAAGCTCAGATCAGTTGTCCCGGCTCCCACTCCCAGCCACAACAACATTACAAACAGGAAAATCCTGTGTCTTACAAGCAAAGCAAGAGGCAAACAATGCTCTCTTAAACATGGTTTGTCTACAGCTACATGCAGCACATAGCATGCACAGTAATATACAAATTCTAGGTCAATCAGGCTCTCCAAATCCTGCAGGATTGACAGAACCTTTGAACCTTGTCTATGCTGATAGTATAAACAACCAATCCGCTTACCCTATAAATATTGTCATAAATTGATCCCTGGGTAGATCGGACAACAACCACAAACAGAGCAAGTTAAAAATTGACAGAGAGAGTGGAGCATACCTCCCCAGCTGGAATCCTGGTGTTCTGTCTCACAAGTGCTCCACCAGCAACCATTCCATGTTTCTCCACAACAACTCCATCTAAAAGTGTAGCTCCCATACCAACAAAAGCCTCATCCTCAACAGTACAACCATGTAAAACTGCACTATGACCTGCCCAGACCCAATTTACTCACCACAATAAGATAAGAATTGGGACAACTAAAAATCCTTCACATGCACAAACTACAGCACGACTCACCTACGGTAACATTGTCCCCAATGATAGTTGGCAGAACCTTTCCACTAAGATTAGACTTTGCCACATGCACAAGAGAGTTGTCCTGTATATTAGTTCCAGATCCAACACTGATGCTGTTGACATCACCTGAAGAACCAGGAATTGCAGGGATTGAACCTtaggagattaaaaaaattctaaatcctCATTAGACAAACTTATTAAAAACACTGCGCAAATTAAGTCCTAGATATTAAATGCTACAACCATATTCTGGACAACCCCTACTTGTGCAGTATAGGCTTAAAAACTTCAGTTACCCCAGAAACCCCACCAAAAGAAGAGCTCTGGGGAAGTATTCATGGAGATGTTGGAAGTGTGACCACAGGAACTAAAGAGGTAAATGAACTCATTTTGAGGAGACCCAAACAACATCACTGGTCAAGCTTCTTCGTTTTAATAAATATAGTCCACTATCTTTCCTCCACTCAGGATCCATATCTCAGTTGCTTAAGCTCCAGTTACTCGTTATGAGGGTTCTTGAGCATGATTTGGAGATACAATAATGACATGGAGATTCATGTAACTTCAATCACATATAATCCAGATCTCATAGTTAAATTGACATTCAACTGAAAGGTCTTGTgtataaattatttcaaatctattcctctTTTTGCAGAAACCATTTAATCCATCATCACCACAGATTTAAGTCATTGAACTACCAGCAGAACTCCAAAACCTTGCTGGATATGATATTTCAGTTAAAGAAAATtacatcaaataaatttctcTAAGAAAACCGTCTCACCCACTTCATCCAACTCCAAGATGAATTTCCACTGGCCAGGATGAGCTTTCCCAAAATCACCTTGCACCCCCAAACCCAGTTTTTGTTCTCTTCCTTTGATCATCATATGATGAGCTTTACATGGTCTAAAAACTACCTGTTCCCCATCCTAAAATTACTTGCTGACAAGGAACATGGTTGATTGAACTCATCTGACCAGAATGGATAGTCTCACAAATATTAGGAAGTCATCTGAGGTCCAAATCCACTACTCTAGATAATTAGAACTCGAATGATTTTATCAGCCACACATTcttcaaataatcaaaagacTTAAACAACCCATGTGCTTTGTCAAGGCTAGAAAGTCGAAACTCAGTGAAATTGTAATCTGATACCGACAGTGAGAATGACTGTAAAGAAGTCGTGTATCAAATGCCAGAATGCGAATAATTACTTGAGGACAACCAAGAAAACAAAGGCAACAAGGCTCTTCACAAGTGGTCGCATAATTGAATTCAATaatagagaagtagaagaaATCACAGTAGTAGGGCTTAATTATTCCTACCTCTCAAAACGCAGCCATACCAGATAGATGATCCTCGCCCAACTTGCACATCTCCAATAATAGAGGCACTCGGGGCCACAAATGCATCTTTATCTACCACAGGAGCtttatcaaatatattcatAAGAGTTCGATGCCTCGACACTGAAAGATGTATTACCATGTAAGTTCATTTTGTAGGAGAGAATAAGAACCAAATGCCAATAAGGCTTTTATTCATGAGTTCACAATATAGGGCTATAGATACAGCAACAGAAAAAATAAGATGGAATGAATGCTCAGCACTGTCTCCAGCATAAAGTCATCAGAGAACATTAATCCACAGAATTTTCAGCGTGcaaaatggtaaaatttctgaaattataGATTAAGCATGTtgcatcatcaacaaaatggtCAAAATCAAACTTCACGGTTAAGAACTCTACAGCCGACTGGACACTTGTGATATCAAAGGTTGGCTAGGTTCCTTCAAAACTGTCCCAAACATGATGCTCAAGTTCTATAAAGGGCATTCCCCATGTCTGACGGATAAAAGAGCAGTAGATTCGGTCCCCAAAAGAGCAGCCTAAAATGTTGAATCATAAATTCAACAAATTATGCATCAAGAAAGTTCACCCTCTAAAACATTCTGATTTCACATAATATTAAATAACAATGCCCACAAAGATAACTGATTAACTGTTTACAAAGGTACAACCATTGATCATGTTCATTGAAagttaactaaatttaaaatcacTTTGCGATCACATCAAATTCACAGGatttgaaagagaagaagactTTTATTGAAACCATCATTTTGCCAAAGAATCCCTTCTTCCCATAAGAATTGACTAATTATTACACCTTAGGACACTCTTAACAAGAGAAGCCAGTACCGGGCTCCAAGAAACAGGGCTAGGATCATAAAAATTGCACACAAGAATCTTAGATGGCCAACATACACTACAGACGACTGGCCTCTAGTAACAAGTAAAAGAACACTGTTCAATTCAACTGTTTTCCCTAAGAAGACCTTATTAAAAACAGCACCCTACAATATTACAGCATAGGTTGGCGATTCCAACAAATTGCAGTTACAAACAATCACAGAAAATCTACAACTACGAACAGAAGCATCACGCTGAAGTCGAAGTTAACAGTGACGacaataaaaacgaaataaagcTCCCAGAACTTGACGAATCAGTCGCCGAGGGACCAGGCTAGAATCGTAGCAATC
The window above is part of the Eucalyptus grandis isolate ANBG69807.140 chromosome 6, ASM1654582v1, whole genome shotgun sequence genome. Proteins encoded here:
- the LOC104449011 gene encoding gamma carbonic anhydrase 1, mitochondrial — protein: MGTLGRAIYTVGFWVRETGQALDRLGCRLQGNYYFQEQLSRHRTLMNIFDKAPVVDKDAFVAPSASIIGDVQVGRGSSIWYGCVLRGDVNSISVGSGTNIQDNSLVHVAKSNLSGKVLPTIIGDNVTVGHSAVLHGCTVEDEAFVGMGATLLDGVVVEKHGMVAGGALVRQNTRIPAGEVWGGNPAKFLRKLTEEEVAFITQSATNYSNLAQVHAAENAKPFDEIEFEKVLRKKFARRDEEYDSMLGVVRETPPELILPDNVLPGKAPKDLQK